The following proteins come from a genomic window of Proteiniphilum propionicum:
- a CDS encoding NERD domain-containing protein has protein sequence MHNFDEILLLLAFLIIVILPFVYKLYLPILKGKKGEAKVRRQLNKLPKDEYYSLNDILIKTNRGYCQIDHIVISIYGIYVIETKNYTGWIYGHENSEKWTQSIYGNKTKFRNPIKQNWGHIYAIKNVLSDYGKIKYFSIVVFAGTAILKNVNSIVPVIYSKRLYKTIIGQKGIPCLSIREIEVISNKINKINIQDRKDKRKAKKELVKQIKTGISERNQKEKQLICPSCGGNLILRKGKYGKFYGCSNYPKCRYSKEK, from the coding sequence TTGCATAATTTCGATGAAATATTGTTATTGTTAGCGTTTTTAATTATTGTCATCTTACCTTTTGTTTACAAATTGTATCTACCGATATTAAAAGGTAAAAAAGGCGAGGCAAAGGTTAGAAGACAATTGAATAAGCTTCCAAAGGATGAATATTATAGTCTAAATGATATTTTGATCAAAACAAATAGAGGTTACTGTCAGATAGATCACATTGTCATCTCTATATATGGTATCTATGTAATTGAGACTAAGAACTACACAGGTTGGATTTATGGACATGAGAATTCAGAAAAATGGACACAATCAATATATGGCAATAAAACAAAATTTAGAAATCCGATTAAACAAAATTGGGGTCATATATATGCAATTAAAAATGTTCTATCGGATTACGGTAAAATAAAGTATTTCTCCATTGTTGTTTTTGCTGGTACTGCAATACTCAAAAACGTAAATTCCATAGTCCCCGTAATTTATAGCAAACGGCTATATAAAACTATTATTGGGCAAAAAGGGATACCATGTTTATCGATTAGAGAGATTGAAGTCATATCTAATAAGATAAACAAAATTAATATTCAAGACAGAAAAGATAAGAGAAAAGCAAAAAAAGAACTAGTAAAACAGATTAAGACTGGTATATCTGAAAGGAATCAGAAAGAAAAGCAATTGATTTGTCCAAGTTGCGGAGGCAATTTAATATTGAGAAAAGGTAAGTACGGAAAATTTTATGGTTGTTCAAATTACCCAAAATGCAGATATTCTAAAGAAAAATAA
- a CDS encoding tyrosine-type recombinase/integrase: MKISLVRKIKNGRNKNEQPIYWRVTFLRKQSYYFTGLKYDDQEWDAFLNRNLKKHAETKALLDKYFHSTIKPIIDDLASNNQFTLAAFNSRFLNIDTQEITVNQAFKNKIDYLESEFRLGSAGVYKATIKALMRFKHFKQLKNRTDKNAFIALCREKRHVTIGKDVLDIEHTINFEEITTGFLEECEKFWFETEISPATMGIYMRTLRAIVNNNRGDKPYIDAEKYPFGVTRGKYAIPEGGRREIALSIEQIWKIENYQTENVTLATARDIFVFMFYCNGLNFGDLCRLRYENIDVSNNEIVFQRKKTLRKTAKPTFIYVPILPPMIEIINRQGNKDQDGYIFPFLNGIEPTDSNERKIINAMRLSLDQINTSLKQIANELGLDPDLSTSYTRNSYITHLTSELLVNPIVVRKMVGHSTRKDVTAGYVKLTAKKRREINMKLLNPEKRYATINSGRVI; encoded by the coding sequence GTGAAAATTTCACTGGTTCGGAAAATAAAGAACGGCAGGAACAAAAATGAGCAACCAATCTATTGGCGCGTTACTTTTCTGCGTAAACAATCTTACTATTTTACCGGGTTAAAGTACGATGATCAGGAATGGGATGCTTTCTTAAATCGTAATCTGAAAAAACACGCTGAGACAAAGGCCTTGTTAGACAAATACTTTCACTCTACCATCAAGCCGATTATCGATGATCTGGCATCAAATAATCAATTCACCCTTGCAGCCTTCAATTCAAGATTTCTGAATATTGACACACAAGAGATCACCGTGAATCAAGCTTTTAAAAATAAGATCGATTACCTGGAAAGTGAATTCAGGCTGGGCAGTGCAGGGGTATACAAAGCTACCATAAAAGCGTTGATGCGGTTCAAGCATTTCAAACAACTAAAAAATCGTACTGATAAAAATGCATTCATCGCACTCTGTAGGGAGAAGCGACATGTTACCATCGGGAAAGATGTCCTTGATATTGAACATACGATCAATTTTGAGGAAATCACCACCGGGTTCCTGGAAGAGTGCGAGAAGTTCTGGTTCGAGACTGAGATCTCTCCTGCCACGATGGGAATCTACATGAGGACATTGAGAGCAATCGTTAATAATAACAGGGGTGATAAACCATATATTGATGCTGAGAAGTACCCCTTTGGCGTGACGAGGGGTAAATATGCCATTCCGGAGGGAGGCAGGAGAGAGATCGCATTATCGATTGAGCAGATATGGAAGATTGAGAATTACCAGACAGAAAATGTTACGCTGGCCACCGCGCGCGACATATTCGTATTCATGTTCTACTGCAACGGATTGAATTTCGGTGACCTCTGCCGATTGCGGTATGAGAACATCGATGTGTCGAACAATGAAATCGTCTTTCAGCGAAAAAAGACACTGAGAAAAACAGCGAAACCAACATTTATTTACGTGCCAATACTTCCTCCGATGATTGAAATAATCAACCGGCAAGGGAATAAGGACCAGGATGGATATATCTTCCCCTTTCTGAATGGCATTGAACCCACTGATAGCAATGAGCGAAAAATCATCAACGCAATGAGGCTCAGTTTAGACCAGATCAACACTTCACTCAAACAGATAGCAAATGAACTGGGACTGGATCCGGACCTATCGACCTCCTATACCCGGAACAGTTACATCACTCATCTCACCAGTGAATTACTTGTGAACCCCATCGTGGTTAGAAAGATGGTCGGCCATAGTACAAGGAAGGATGTCACTGCCGGCTATGTGAAGCTGACAGCCAAGAAGCGGAGAGAGATCAATATGAAGCTGCTGAATCCGGAGAAGAGGTATGCTACGATTAACTCAGGGAGGGTGATTTAG
- the ltrA gene encoding group II intron reverse transcriptase/maturase translates to MELIEQVINRHNMMRALQQVRQNKGSAGVDRMPVSELYDHLTKNRESIGQSLLNGTYLPQPILGVEIPKGNGKTRLLGVPTVVDRMLQQAVGQVLANRFEMEFEDYSYGFRPNKNALQAVLKALEYINNGYQDIVDIDLKSFFDEVDHCILLQLLYRKVKCPLTLRLIRKWLRAPILINGKLVKRRKGVPQGSPLSPILSNIMLDELDKELDRRGLKSVRYADDFSIYCKSQWHARKTGNEIFLFLKSKLHLPINREKSGIRRPVNFSLLGYGFVPTYKKGEKGKYQLVVSGKGWKNLKLKLKAITRKTTPASFDERIHKLKEVQRGWLQYYRMASIQEKLKDVDGWVRNRLRCCIWKQWKKSERRRKNLIRLGVDLEHAYSHSRSRMGTWAVACSPILKTTITVERLQQRGYEPMFTYYQKIAPFLNEPLYT, encoded by the coding sequence ATGGAATTGATCGAGCAAGTGATTAACCGTCACAACATGATGCGTGCATTGCAACAGGTCAGGCAGAACAAAGGTTCGGCAGGAGTTGACCGGATGCCTGTAAGCGAACTATACGACCACCTGACAAAGAACAGGGAAAGTATAGGGCAATCATTGTTAAATGGCACTTACTTGCCACAACCCATTTTGGGGGTAGAGATACCCAAGGGAAATGGGAAGACACGTCTTTTAGGTGTGCCTACCGTGGTTGACCGAATGCTTCAACAAGCCGTAGGGCAAGTTTTAGCCAACCGGTTCGAAATGGAATTTGAGGATTACAGTTATGGATTTCGCCCGAATAAGAATGCCCTGCAAGCGGTACTCAAAGCATTGGAGTATATAAACAATGGTTATCAGGATATAGTAGACATTGACCTGAAGAGCTTCTTTGACGAAGTAGACCACTGCATTTTGCTGCAATTGTTGTATCGCAAGGTAAAATGCCCGCTTACGCTGCGTCTTATCCGCAAATGGCTGCGAGCGCCGATTTTAATCAACGGGAAGTTAGTCAAACGCCGAAAAGGAGTACCACAGGGCAGTCCGCTGAGCCCGATTCTCTCCAATATCATGTTAGATGAATTGGATAAAGAATTAGACAGACGTGGATTAAAGTCTGTCCGCTATGCTGACGACTTTAGCATTTATTGCAAAAGCCAATGGCATGCCCGCAAAACAGGCAACGAGATCTTTCTCTTTCTAAAGAGTAAACTACACCTGCCTATTAATCGGGAGAAAAGTGGAATCCGTCGCCCCGTAAACTTTTCGCTATTAGGATATGGTTTTGTGCCCACTTACAAAAAGGGGGAAAAAGGCAAATACCAGCTGGTGGTAAGCGGCAAAGGATGGAAAAACCTGAAACTAAAACTCAAAGCCATCACCCGAAAAACCACACCCGCCAGTTTCGATGAGCGTATCCACAAACTGAAAGAAGTACAGCGAGGCTGGCTTCAATACTACCGCATGGCAAGTATCCAGGAAAAACTCAAAGATGTGGATGGGTGGGTGCGTAACCGGCTACGTTGCTGTATCTGGAAACAATGGAAGAAATCCGAACGAAGACGGAAAAACCTGATACGTTTGGGCGTTGACCTTGAACACGCATACAGCCACAGCCGTAGCCGAATGGGTACATGGGCGGTCGCCTGTAGCCCTATTTTGAAAACCACCATCACGGTGGAACGTCTGCAACAACGCGGTTACGAACCTATGTTTACTTATTATCAGAAAATTGCTCCATTTCTTAACGAACCGCTGTATACGTGA
- a CDS encoding acyltransferase — MRTKRNIAISKSAIIGYNVQIGRNAIIHDHVEIMDHTIIGDNCIIGEPDARYYKDDNYTNPKTQIGAHSLIRSGSIIYSGSLFGEYFATGNMVSIREKSIFGKHCSVGTFSDVQGDVKFGDYCRLNSHVQIGSKCMFGSFVFIYPMVVFTNDPLPPSNHLVGTTVDNFSQIASGSIILPGLTIGKHCLIGAKSLINKNVPDFEFHAGNPAIRIGKVTHLWSNENKRPHYPWPYNFDRNLPWSGIGFDEWTKTEEGKMYSL, encoded by the coding sequence ATGAGGACAAAAAGAAACATTGCGATAAGTAAATCTGCAATTATTGGATATAATGTGCAGATAGGGAGAAATGCAATTATTCACGATCATGTAGAGATTATGGATCATACCATCATAGGGGATAATTGTATTATTGGTGAACCGGATGCCCGCTACTACAAAGATGACAACTATACAAATCCCAAAACACAGATCGGGGCACATTCACTTATCAGGAGCGGATCAATTATCTATTCGGGTAGCCTGTTTGGAGAATACTTTGCCACCGGGAACATGGTTTCCATCAGAGAAAAATCAATATTTGGGAAACACTGTTCGGTGGGGACATTCAGCGATGTGCAAGGAGATGTGAAATTTGGCGACTATTGTCGTTTAAACAGTCATGTGCAAATAGGGAGCAAGTGCATGTTTGGAAGTTTCGTCTTCATCTATCCCATGGTAGTTTTCACGAATGATCCTTTACCTCCTTCCAATCACCTGGTTGGTACAACTGTCGACAATTTTTCTCAAATTGCATCTGGCTCAATCATATTACCAGGATTGACCATCGGAAAACACTGTCTGATAGGGGCCAAATCTCTTATAAACAAAAATGTACCCGATTTTGAGTTTCATGCAGGCAACCCTGCGATACGAATTGGGAAAGTAACTCATTTGTGGTCCAATGAAAACAAAAGACCACATTATCCGTGGCCCTATAATTTTGATAGGAACCTGCCGTGGAGTGGAATAGGGTTTGATGAGTGGACAAAAACAGAAGAGGGAAAAATGTATTCACTTTGA
- the tnpC gene encoding IS66 family transposase, which translates to MPCCRTRGGRKPVIKTSTNSSVPPSGNPIGIRHTQSRRKPSGRKSGGQKGHSGSTLLQSENVTETQQWYPVPVCPECEKPLEMDSAIVCATRQVVDIPLPVAATVVNHMTMQVKCSCGHCCKGQFPEEVNAPVSFGPNIMAMTSYLSTYQNVPFKRLTHLYETIFGLHISEGSVSNMLNAMRKFSKTPYEMIRQKVAGGKVAGADETGINVNGKNNWLWAFQNTVATFLAFGSSRSHHVINKHFTREERGNKVWVTDRLPAYFMGEVGMEDHQICIAHLLRNLTYTMQAFPDDPWSLDMLDLLRDSVHHRNENDIGEAVRKDMEERLDKLLERPPVYTKEEGGNTELDKLKKGIAKHRDYIFTFLANPAVPPTNNDSEKALRPAKTKLKVSGCFRSEEGAGNYATVASVIQTAVKNGQNPYEVLRVIASLAKA; encoded by the coding sequence ATCCCGTGTTGCCGAACACGGGGTGGCAGGAAACCCGTCATCAAGACCAGCACGAACAGCAGCGTTCCGCCCTCCGGGAATCCAATTGGCATCCGGCATACACAGTCCCGGCGCAAGCCTTCCGGCAGGAAGTCCGGTGGGCAGAAAGGCCATTCGGGGAGCACCCTGCTCCAATCCGAGAATGTAACGGAAACCCAACAGTGGTACCCCGTCCCGGTGTGTCCAGAATGTGAAAAGCCGCTGGAGATGGATTCTGCGATCGTCTGCGCCACACGCCAGGTGGTGGACATTCCGCTTCCGGTTGCGGCCACGGTTGTGAACCACATGACGATGCAGGTCAAGTGCTCCTGTGGGCATTGCTGCAAGGGACAGTTCCCGGAAGAGGTGAACGCTCCCGTATCCTTCGGCCCCAACATCATGGCGATGACATCCTACCTCAGCACTTACCAAAATGTTCCGTTCAAGCGACTCACCCATCTGTACGAGACCATCTTCGGACTCCACATCAGTGAAGGCTCTGTATCGAACATGCTGAACGCCATGCGGAAATTCTCCAAAACGCCCTACGAAATGATACGTCAGAAAGTTGCAGGTGGAAAGGTTGCCGGGGCGGACGAGACCGGGATCAACGTGAACGGGAAAAACAACTGGCTCTGGGCTTTCCAGAATACCGTGGCCACCTTCCTCGCCTTTGGCAGCAGCAGAAGCCATCATGTCATCAACAAGCACTTTACCCGGGAAGAACGGGGTAATAAGGTATGGGTCACTGACCGGCTTCCGGCTTACTTCATGGGAGAGGTGGGGATGGAGGATCACCAGATATGTATTGCCCATCTGTTGCGGAACCTCACCTACACGATGCAGGCCTTTCCGGATGATCCATGGAGCCTCGACATGCTCGACTTGCTGCGGGACTCCGTCCATCATCGCAATGAAAATGACATTGGAGAAGCGGTCAGGAAAGATATGGAAGAAAGACTGGACAAACTGCTCGAAAGGCCTCCGGTTTACACGAAAGAAGAAGGGGGGAATACCGAACTTGACAAACTCAAAAAAGGCATTGCCAAACACCGGGACTATATCTTTACCTTCCTCGCCAATCCAGCTGTTCCTCCCACGAACAACGACTCCGAGAAGGCATTGAGACCGGCCAAGACCAAATTGAAAGTCAGCGGGTGCTTCCGCTCCGAGGAAGGAGCCGGGAACTATGCTACCGTTGCCTCCGTCATCCAAACAGCGGTCAAGAACGGACAGAACCCCTATGAGGTCCTTCGGGTTATTGCATCCCTTGCTAAAGCGTAG
- a CDS encoding RNA polymerase sigma factor, translated as MTNKSDKYNYIQIDIDSLYNQYVDDLYSYAQNLGFNHQLIMDAIHDIFCKICINSKILDNVQNIKFYLFRSLKNRLLDIDKAQKKYIDFDNEYIQNPIPFTLKVTIEDELIDREEQLSLEKKINNILNVLTNRQREIIYLRFIQGYDYVEISNLMNITVPACHKLMSKTLAKLKSENFSPLIFFLIISVTTQVPFF; from the coding sequence ATGACGAACAAGAGCGACAAGTATAATTATATACAAATTGATATAGATTCTCTATACAATCAGTATGTCGATGATTTATATAGCTATGCACAGAATCTCGGATTCAATCACCAGTTGATAATGGATGCTATTCACGATATATTTTGTAAAATATGTATCAACAGCAAAATACTGGACAATGTGCAAAATATAAAATTCTATTTATTTCGGTCACTTAAAAACAGGCTTCTCGACATCGACAAAGCCCAAAAAAAATATATTGACTTCGATAACGAATATATTCAGAATCCCATACCCTTTACTTTGAAAGTAACAATAGAGGATGAGTTGATAGACAGAGAAGAGCAACTAAGCCTAGAAAAGAAGATAAATAATATACTGAATGTTCTCACCAATCGTCAGCGCGAAATAATTTATCTTCGATTTATACAGGGCTACGACTATGTGGAGATATCCAATTTGATGAATATAACCGTTCCTGCGTGTCACAAACTGATGTCGAAGACATTGGCTAAATTGAAAAGTGAAAACTTTTCACCCCTTATTTTCTTTCTTATAATCTCGGTAACTACTCAGGTGCCCTTTTTCTGA
- a CDS encoding LexA family protein: protein MQKELNAQKIGLIHPESSEQKYPYIGDIQAGFPSPAEDFFHDYISLDELLIDQKESTFFARVTGSSMSNDFNDGDLLIIDKSLEWEENKIALCFINGEFTLKRIKVKDGKCFLVPSNQDFPLIEVNYEQGVTIWGIVKYSIRKH from the coding sequence ATGCAAAAGGAACTAAACGCGCAGAAAATCGGACTCATTCATCCTGAAAGCTCTGAACAGAAATATCCCTATATCGGAGATATTCAGGCTGGGTTTCCCTCGCCGGCGGAAGATTTCTTCCACGATTACATCAGCCTGGATGAACTGCTGATCGATCAAAAGGAGTCAACATTTTTTGCCCGGGTGACCGGCAGTTCCATGAGCAACGATTTCAACGACGGTGATTTGCTCATCATCGACAAGAGCCTGGAGTGGGAGGAAAATAAAATCGCTCTCTGTTTTATCAATGGGGAATTCACACTAAAACGCATTAAAGTAAAAGATGGGAAATGTTTCCTCGTTCCTTCGAACCAGGATTTTCCCCTTATCGAGGTCAACTATGAACAGGGGGTAACCATCTGGGGCATTGTCAAATATTCAATACGCAAACATTGA
- a CDS encoding glycoside hydrolase family 19 protein, with protein MNRHLFFQEINRSLFLGKLNDRQREGILHKLAAFTKFEVTDDRWRAYMLATAYHETAHTMQPIEEWGKGRGKSYGRKIKQSGQIYTWPDQIYYGRGDVQLTWFENYERMGDLMGLPLLEQPELALDPEISAQILVEGMILGKSNRGDFTGRSLEDYFNHHRDDPFGARRIVNGLDNAHTIAGYHYKFLEAIRKAS; from the coding sequence ATGAACCGGCATCTTTTCTTTCAGGAAATCAACCGTTCGCTCTTCCTTGGAAAACTGAACGACCGCCAACGGGAGGGGATCCTCCACAAGCTGGCAGCGTTCACCAAGTTCGAGGTGACCGACGACCGGTGGCGTGCCTACATGCTGGCCACAGCTTATCACGAAACCGCCCATACCATGCAACCAATAGAAGAGTGGGGAAAAGGTCGCGGGAAATCATATGGGAGAAAGATAAAACAGAGTGGACAGATCTATACCTGGCCGGATCAGATCTATTATGGCCGCGGCGATGTCCAGCTCACCTGGTTTGAGAATTACGAACGAATGGGTGATCTGATGGGCCTGCCGCTCCTGGAACAACCTGAACTAGCGTTGGATCCCGAGATCTCTGCCCAGATCCTGGTGGAGGGGATGATCCTGGGCAAATCCAATCGGGGCGACTTCACCGGACGCTCGCTAGAAGACTATTTCAATCACCACCGCGACGATCCCTTTGGTGCCCGGCGTATCGTCAACGGACTCGATAACGCCCATACCATCGCGGGGTACCATTATAAATTCCTCGAAGCAATCCGAAAAGCATCATGA
- a CDS encoding DUF6266 family protein: MGTIKKGVLGGFSGKVGTVVGASWKGIDYIRSLPASVKNPRTEGQVTQRTKFTVALDFLRPIVAYLNVGFKPYTSKQSAYNAAMSYNVSNAVTGTFPDFELDYPNALVSKGSLLGAEDATATAASGSISFAWTDNSGVSNALGADMAMPLAFNISKGQAVFKTNGAERSTEADVLTIPANWTGDDVEVYLGFVSKDGSLVATSAYLGQKTIA; this comes from the coding sequence ATGGGTACAATTAAAAAAGGTGTGTTAGGTGGATTCTCCGGCAAGGTGGGCACTGTTGTCGGTGCGTCCTGGAAAGGCATCGACTACATCCGAAGCCTTCCCGCAAGTGTGAAGAATCCTCGTACCGAGGGTCAGGTGACCCAACGGACGAAATTCACTGTGGCCCTGGATTTCCTCCGGCCAATCGTAGCCTATCTCAACGTGGGTTTCAAACCCTACACCAGCAAGCAGTCGGCCTACAACGCCGCAATGTCCTACAATGTCAGCAACGCTGTAACGGGTACGTTCCCCGACTTCGAGTTGGATTATCCCAACGCGCTGGTCTCCAAGGGTAGTCTTCTGGGTGCTGAGGATGCTACTGCAACCGCTGCTTCAGGTAGCATTTCTTTCGCCTGGACTGATAACAGTGGGGTCAGCAACGCCTTGGGTGCCGACATGGCAATGCCGCTGGCATTCAACATCTCGAAGGGTCAGGCTGTCTTCAAGACGAATGGAGCTGAACGTTCCACCGAGGCTGACGTGCTGACGATACCGGCTAACTGGACCGGTGACGACGTTGAGGTTTATCTGGGCTTTGTCTCCAAGGATGGTTCACTGGTAGCTACCAGTGCTTACCTCGGACAAAAGACGATTGCTTAG
- a CDS encoding Y-family DNA polymerase: protein MYALIDCNNFYASCERIFNPSLNGKPIVVLSNNDGCVIARSNEAKSLGIPMGAPAFEYESVFRRNNVKVFSANFPLYGDMSHRVMSLLSNFSPQQEIYSIDECFLNLEGINVDLQQYGLQMKSRVEKGTGIPISIGIAPTKALSKLANRIAKKFPIETGGSYVIDTDEKRIKALKWLKVEDIWGVGRRNAKKLYAIGANKAIDFVQLPESWVLKNMTIVGLNLQKDLKGIPTIEMLPVEKKKSIATTRTFETDLRTFDEVRERITTFTAMGAEKLREQRSLCKRIVVFLETNRFKEHETQYYPSILIKLPFPTNSSLELVKFANMGLKQIYKNNVYFKRGGIMLTDFVDANEFQPSLFFNSDPRHKKLMKTIDGLNQKYNKDVVRLATQDTRKHKMRQEHLSKHFTTDINEILTVGK from the coding sequence ATGTACGCACTGATCGATTGCAATAACTTTTACGCCTCCTGCGAGAGGATTTTCAACCCCTCGCTGAATGGCAAACCGATCGTTGTTCTCTCGAACAACGATGGCTGCGTTATTGCCCGATCCAATGAAGCCAAAAGCCTGGGCATCCCGATGGGTGCTCCGGCGTTTGAATATGAATCTGTTTTTCGCAGGAATAATGTAAAAGTGTTCTCTGCTAACTTCCCTTTGTATGGAGACATGAGCCATCGGGTGATGAGCTTGCTTTCCAACTTCAGTCCTCAACAGGAGATCTATTCCATTGATGAGTGTTTTCTCAATCTCGAAGGTATTAACGTGGATCTTCAACAATATGGACTGCAGATGAAGTCTCGGGTTGAGAAAGGCACCGGTATCCCTATCAGTATCGGCATCGCGCCTACTAAAGCACTCTCCAAATTGGCCAACCGGATCGCAAAGAAATTCCCGATCGAGACTGGTGGCAGCTATGTGATCGATACCGATGAGAAAAGGATTAAAGCCCTCAAATGGTTGAAGGTGGAGGATATCTGGGGTGTCGGTAGAAGGAATGCGAAAAAACTATATGCTATCGGTGCCAACAAAGCAATCGATTTTGTGCAACTTCCGGAATCCTGGGTGCTGAAAAATATGACGATCGTCGGATTAAATCTTCAAAAAGATTTGAAAGGAATCCCGACCATCGAGATGCTTCCCGTGGAGAAGAAAAAGAGTATCGCTACAACCCGTACCTTCGAGACTGATCTCCGCACCTTTGATGAGGTGCGGGAGCGCATTACTACTTTCACGGCCATGGGTGCCGAGAAGTTGAGGGAGCAGCGATCACTTTGCAAAAGGATCGTCGTTTTTCTCGAAACAAATCGTTTCAAAGAGCATGAAACGCAATATTACCCATCTATTCTAATAAAATTGCCTTTCCCGACTAACTCTTCACTGGAGTTGGTGAAGTTTGCCAACATGGGTTTGAAACAGATCTACAAGAATAACGTCTATTTCAAGCGGGGTGGGATCATGTTGACGGATTTTGTCGATGCCAATGAATTCCAGCCATCGCTCTTTTTCAATTCAGATCCAAGACACAAAAAATTAATGAAGACCATTGACGGGTTAAATCAGAAATATAACAAAGATGTGGTTCGCCTCGCCACACAAGACACACGCAAACACAAAATGCGCCAGGAGCACCTTTCCAAACATTTCACCACCGACATCAATGAAATTCTTACCGTAGGAAAATAA
- a CDS encoding CPBP family intramembrane glutamic endopeptidase gives MNKKPIKNIGIFIIVAVASGWLGLLIDKSLEQQTDGDSLGMGVWLILPLLTTIILRLFAGDGWKDIGLKLNFKGNVKWYIISLLIFPVVTISILAIGKLSGWINFSNFRITAYLMGFTSTLIVNFIKNIFEESVWRGYLAAKLLKLKTKDVWLYLIVGGVWGIWHLPYYLFFLPRSDMYQVLPVDRAVFAIIAVFSMICWSVMFVELYRITKSIWPVVILHMIEDSLINHLIIDGHITIASGKEILISPITGIITSIFYLIVGLLLRRNRIINENNITIINASR, from the coding sequence ATGAACAAAAAACCAATTAAAAACATAGGTATATTTATTATAGTTGCAGTTGCAAGTGGATGGCTTGGTTTATTAATTGACAAATCCCTTGAGCAGCAAACCGATGGCGATTCCTTAGGAATGGGAGTTTGGTTGATTTTACCCCTGTTGACAACAATAATACTTAGGCTCTTTGCCGGAGACGGTTGGAAAGATATTGGATTAAAACTTAATTTTAAGGGAAACGTCAAATGGTATATTATTTCATTGTTAATTTTCCCAGTTGTTACAATATCCATACTTGCTATTGGAAAACTATCAGGATGGATAAATTTTTCGAATTTTAGAATAACCGCTTATCTTATGGGATTTACAAGCACCCTTATTGTGAATTTCATTAAGAATATATTTGAAGAATCTGTGTGGAGAGGTTATTTAGCTGCAAAACTATTAAAACTTAAAACAAAAGATGTTTGGCTTTACCTTATTGTTGGCGGGGTATGGGGAATTTGGCATTTGCCTTACTACTTGTTTTTTCTTCCAAGATCGGACATGTACCAAGTTTTACCAGTTGACAGAGCCGTATTTGCCATAATTGCGGTTTTTTCAATGATATGTTGGTCAGTAATGTTTGTTGAACTTTATCGTATTACTAAATCAATATGGCCTGTTGTAATTTTGCACATGATTGAAGATTCTCTGATAAACCACTTGATAATAGACGGACATATTACAATTGCATCCGGTAAAGAAATATTGATTTCACCAATTACCGGGATAATAACATCTATATTCTATTTGATTGTTGGTTTATTGTTGAGAAGAAATCGAATAATTAATGAAAATAATATCACTATCATAAATGCCAGCCGCTAA